In Gemmatimonadota bacterium, the DNA window GCTCAAGATTCTGGAAAGGCGAAAACGCCATACGACACAAAGATGTAATGAAAGGCTGGATATGAACGATAGTGTCAGGTGCAAAACGTGCGAATTAACAGAGCAAAGAAGACTGGGTAAGGCACCACTTTGGGACTGCATTTACCAGACCGAATACTGGGACGTAGTACATGCATACAACACCTCTTTACCTGGGTGGCTGGTGTTGGTTCTGCAACGACACATTGAATCGCTTGATGAACTTACTGAGCAGGAAGCCGATGAATTGGGGGGCCTGATTCGCCGTGTTTCCTTGTCCCTCAAAAGTGTAATCGGATGCGTGAAAACATACGTAATTCAGTTCGCCGAACATGAGGATCACCCACATGTTCATTTCCATATTGTGCCACGAATGGCTAATCAACCAGCCAACCGGCGAAGTGTTCAAATATTTGGTTATTTGGGAGTCTCTCCAGAAGAAAGAGTAAGTGAAGATCAAATGAATGAGATTTGCGCAAGAATTAGGAATGATCTACTATCTACTGAGCATTATAATATGCGAGTCGTATAACCTGCCTGTATAAGGAATTCTGTGTCTAATCATCCCAATAAGCATATTCGAGCAGCCATTGCGTACGCATTAGATCATGGTTGGACGGTTCGGAAAGCTGGGCCACGGGCCCACACATGGGGCCGTTTGTATTGTGAACAGAGTGATCGAACAGGTTGTGTGAGAGCTATATACTCTACACCCAGGAATCCAGAAGATCACGCCAAAGACATCCGTCGGGCTGTGGACCGTTGCCCGCATCATCTGTCGTAAACTGTAAATTGGAAAGGTTAAGTCCAATGACCAAATACGAATTTACCTTAATTCTCAAAGGACAATTCGAACTAACAGAAGAAATTGCAGACGAATTGTTCGAGGCCGGTTGTGACGATGGAACACCAGGGATATGCAACGGGGTCTTTTCGATTGATTTCCACCGAGAGGGAGATTCCCTGGAAGCAGCTATTTGTTCAGCCATCGCAAATGTAAAATCGGCAGGTTATGAGGTAGCGCGCGCGGAAATTGAAACTGAAGCCATGTCGCAGCCTGTATAAAACATCAACGTTTCTTTGTTAAGGCTCTGACTGAAACTTTAAATGAATAAAAGCAAAATCATACCATTCTACGGAAGGGACTATTTGGTAGAAGGAACTTAAATTGATTATAGGTTTCATAGGTGATATACACGGACGTGCATGCCATGCCCTTGCCATTCTCCTGACCTGGCAGTCAATGCGAAAAAAGCGATTTGACCTTGTCGTTCAAGTTGGCGATTTGGGGGTTATGCCACTACCGCAGAGCGGTGAGATTCCCTACGATAGATTCTCCCAGTGGGATCCGGCTGTGTACGATTTGTGTAGCCTCATCCTGGCAGAAGGGCCAGATGCACGAATCGCACGCGATACACGGTCACAATTAACATCTTCGATCCTTGTAGTAGCAGGCAATCACGACGAATTCTCTGATATTCGAAATTCTATAGAGACAAAATCTTCTGTACCCATTCCACTTGACCCGCATGGTCTCTTCGAGTGCGTACCAGACGGTTTCACACTTGAGGTTGGAAAGGAGACGATTGGCTTTTGTGAAGGAGGAGACCCAGAGGCTCTTCAACACAACTACCCAAAGAGTATAGATATTCTCGTTTCACATGAAGGAGGATTTGGAGTTGGTGCCGATGCTGATAACCTCGCCGAAGGGCCTCAGGCTTTGCTCGAATATCTGAGGACATCAAGACCGCGTTACCATGTATTTGGGCACTTTCACCATCCAGTCGCCCCGAGAAAAGTGTACGAGACGGAGTGCATTCAGATTGCCAGCATAGTGAGCAACCCCAGAGACCCAACATTGCAGGTTATAAACGAAGGATGTATTGGTGCGCTCGATACAGAGACCGGAGATTTTGAATTTGTGAGCGGAGATTGGCTAAGCACCTATAAACGTGACGAGGGATTCCAATTGCTTGCTGACGCTATAAATAAAACATCAACGCTTCTTTGTTAATGCTCGGAAGGAATTACGAAATATCGTGAAAAAGTTGACCGTGTATTCGCATACCGAGCGACCCGACCTGCGAGAGCAGACATGGGATTCCCGAACGAACTGGCCCGAGTTCATATTTCATGCCGAGGGGCCCAAGGAGATAACAGCTCAGTTACTCGAGAAGTTTCCCCAATTTCAACTATATTATTGCGAATCTGAGGATCAATTGGCTGCCTATAGTATCGCAATCCCCATCCCGTGGACCGGTCATGACGAAGACTTACCAGAAGGCTGGACACCAGCGCTGGAATTGGGCTTGAGAGAAGGAATACAGGACCCTACAACTCTCTGCGCGTTGGGGGTCGATATAAGGCCAGATCGCCAGGGACAAGGGTACAGCCGAGAAATTTTGCTGGCCATGAAGCACACTGCTGACTGCCATGGATTCTCATTCCTCATCGCGCCGGTACGACCGACATTCAAGGACAGATACCCGCTTACAGCAATTGACGATTACATAGCGTGGAAACGAGAGGATGGGCAGCCCTTTGATCCATGGATCCGAGTACATTGGAAAATTGGAGGTCGGATTGCACGGGCGGCACCGAAATCAATGTCTGTCCGAGGTACAGTCGATGATTGGGAGAAATGGACGGACATGTCCTTCCCAACATCGGGAGAATACGTCGTTCCAGGAGCACTGGCACTTGTCTCAATTGACCGAGAAAACAACTGTGGCTATCACGAAGAACCCAATGTGTGGATTATACATGACGTGTGAGCATGTCAATTGAAACTTTAAATGAATAAAAGCAAAATTATACCATTCTATGGATCGGAAAATCGCCATCTATTTGAGATTGAACGGCGATGTATGGATAAAGATGGCGTCGTCATTGAGTACCTCGATAAAATCTTGCCTTCTGGCCTGGTGATTGACATTGGAGCGGGAAATGGATATACGGCAGCTTCGCTAACCAGAAATAATAGAAAGGTTATACCCTATGAGCCGTCCAATAATATGATTGATCGAAATCAAGCCCTACCCTGGGTCAGAGGTATTGCACAGGAGCTTCCTTTCCGATCGAACTCTTTTGAGGGAGCCTATGCTACATGGGCGTATTTTTTCCCTGCTATAGGATATGGAAAAGAGGGATTAGAGGAATTGATCAGAGTAATCAAGCCTCAAGGTCCGATCTGCATTGTAGATAATGCAGGAGATGACGAATTCTGTGGTCTTTTTGAGCGCGATATTTCCAGTGATTCATCCTGGTGGTATAAGAGAGGTTTTGAGAGTCATATTTTGGAGACCAGTTTTAAGTTTGACTCCATAGAGGAAGCCCAGGAGCTTCTGTCATTTTATTGGACGCTCAACGGGCGCAAACCAGGTAGCGAAGTAGATATCGAGATTGAGTATAAAGTGGTAGTTTTCATAGGAAAAAAATGACCCCACTTCTTCAAAAGGCTTTTGAGAGAGCCACCAAACTTCCACAAGAGAAACAGGATCAATTTGCGCGTTTCCTGATGGCCGAACTTGAGTCGGATCAGCGATGGGCTGAGTTGTTTAGCCGTCCTGAGTCCGAGGATTTACTGGAGTGGTTGGCCGATGAAGCCATTGTAGCACACAGGGCAGGACGGACACTACCTCTCAACGTTAATGTGTGAAATACCGTCGCTAAAAGGAGACATACGCGAAATGGCAACACAATATACTTCTATAACAGATGAGCAAGCTGCGCTAATCAAGAACGCTCCCCTATTCTTTGTAGCGACAGCCGATCCAAATTTGGAAAACGGACTTGATGGAACAGGTGCTGTAAATTTGTCGCCAAAGGGAGGTACAC includes these proteins:
- a CDS encoding metallophosphoesterase — encoded protein: MIIGFIGDIHGRACHALAILLTWQSMRKKRFDLVVQVGDLGVMPLPQSGEIPYDRFSQWDPAVYDLCSLILAEGPDARIARDTRSQLTSSILVVAGNHDEFSDIRNSIETKSSVPIPLDPHGLFECVPDGFTLEVGKETIGFCEGGDPEALQHNYPKSIDILVSHEGGFGVGADADNLAEGPQALLEYLRTSRPRYHVFGHFHHPVAPRKVYETECIQIASIVSNPRDPTLQVINEGCIGALDTETGDFEFVSGDWLSTYKRDEGFQLLADAINKTSTLLC
- a CDS encoding GNAT family N-acetyltransferase, coding for MKKLTVYSHTERPDLREQTWDSRTNWPEFIFHAEGPKEITAQLLEKFPQFQLYYCESEDQLAAYSIAIPIPWTGHDEDLPEGWTPALELGLREGIQDPTTLCALGVDIRPDRQGQGYSREILLAMKHTADCHGFSFLIAPVRPTFKDRYPLTAIDDYIAWKREDGQPFDPWIRVHWKIGGRIARAAPKSMSVRGTVDDWEKWTDMSFPTSGEYVVPGALALVSIDRENNCGYHEEPNVWIIHDV
- a CDS encoding methyltransferase domain-containing protein translates to MDKDGVVIEYLDKILPSGLVIDIGAGNGYTAASLTRNNRKVIPYEPSNNMIDRNQALPWVRGIAQELPFRSNSFEGAYATWAYFFPAIGYGKEGLEELIRVIKPQGPICIVDNAGDDEFCGLFERDISSDSSWWYKRGFESHILETSFKFDSIEEAQELLSFYWTLNGRKPGSEVDIEIEYKVVVFIGKK